Proteins encoded by one window of Bacteroidales bacterium:
- the smpB gene encoding SsrA-binding protein SmpB — MQNKVEIKNKKAHFLFQIEEKYIAGLQLKGTEIKSIRQGKASLVDTYCYFKNNELWLKGMHIAEYEHSGHFNHQPKRDRKLLLTKNELKKLQRKSNEKGYTIIALRLFISERGWAKVEIALASGKKKHDKREEIKRKDMKRDMERLTKKYKIK, encoded by the coding sequence ATGCAGAATAAAGTTGAAATAAAGAATAAAAAAGCCCACTTTCTTTTTCAGATTGAGGAAAAATACATTGCCGGACTGCAGTTAAAAGGTACTGAAATCAAATCCATCAGGCAAGGCAAGGCAAGCTTGGTAGATACCTATTGTTATTTCAAAAATAATGAATTATGGCTTAAAGGAATGCATATAGCAGAATATGAACATTCCGGCCACTTTAATCACCAACCCAAAAGAGACCGGAAATTACTCCTCACAAAAAACGAGCTGAAGAAGTTACAAAGAAAAAGCAATGAAAAAGGCTACACCATCATAGCCCTGCGTTTATTCATCAGTGAACGCGGGTGGGCCAAAGTGGAAATTGCACTTGCCAGTGGAAAGAAAAAACATGACAAACGCGAGGAAATCAAACGCAAAGACATGAAAAGGGACATGGAAAGGTTGACTAAAAAGTATAAAATTAAATAA